A region of Bacillota bacterium DNA encodes the following proteins:
- a CDS encoding molybdopterin biosynthesis protein, whose translation MTKRDVYLTEAPLDEALQRFFSTLEARGMTAPLEGETIPVDIPALGRVTASPVAARVSSPYYHSCAMDGIATRAEATFGASERNPVTLRLGEEARWVDTGDPLPPGFDAVIMVEDLVEVREDRVTVIAPARPWQHVRSVGEDIVATELVLTANHVIRPPDLGAMLAAGVTEVSVRKKPRVAVIPTGDELVPPGTPLSPGRIIEFNSRIVGGLVHEWGGEPVLHEIVRDDYEAIAHAVRVAADAADIVVVNAGSSAGSEDYTGRVVSSLGELLVHGVAIKPGKPTILGIVCGRPFLGIPGYPVSASLACELFLRPLVARMLGRPAPRRPKMPAVATRRIVSTPGVDEFVRVKVGEVNGKRVVTPLARGAAAVMSLVRADGLIRIPPSAQGVEASSTVEVELSREPDDISNTIVVIGSHDLTLDLLASHLACRYPGLSLSSAHVGSMGGLMAIQRGEAHLAGVHLIDGETGEYNVPYVERFLGTEGFALVNLVHREQGFIVAKGNPKGIAGFADLTRPGVVFVNRQKGAGTRVLLDLELARLGLDPGRIAGYEREEYTHMGVASCVASGAADVGLGIRSAAAALGLDFVPVAKERYDLLTTKAFLGSSMMDKLLTVMRSNEFKAAVAGLGGYDVSDTGKVVWEG comes from the coding sequence ATGACGAAGCGCGACGTATACCTCACAGAGGCGCCTCTCGACGAGGCGCTGCAAAGGTTCTTTTCAACTCTCGAGGCGAGGGGGATGACGGCTCCGCTGGAGGGCGAGACCATCCCGGTGGATATCCCCGCCCTGGGGCGCGTGACCGCCTCGCCGGTGGCGGCGCGCGTGTCGTCGCCGTACTACCATTCTTGCGCCATGGACGGGATCGCCACGCGGGCCGAAGCCACCTTCGGGGCAAGCGAAAGAAACCCGGTAACGCTGCGCCTCGGCGAGGAGGCACGGTGGGTCGACACTGGAGACCCGCTGCCGCCCGGGTTCGACGCCGTCATCATGGTCGAGGATCTCGTTGAGGTGCGCGAGGACCGCGTCACGGTCATCGCCCCGGCAAGGCCGTGGCAGCATGTGCGCTCGGTAGGCGAGGACATCGTGGCCACGGAGCTTGTCCTGACGGCGAATCACGTCATTCGGCCCCCGGACCTCGGAGCCATGCTCGCGGCGGGAGTCACCGAAGTGAGCGTCCGCAAGAAGCCAAGAGTGGCTGTGATTCCCACCGGCGACGAGCTCGTGCCGCCAGGAACGCCGCTCTCCCCCGGGAGAATCATCGAATTCAACTCGAGGATCGTGGGCGGACTCGTTCACGAATGGGGTGGCGAGCCGGTCCTGCACGAGATCGTGAGGGACGACTACGAAGCCATCGCGCATGCCGTGCGCGTGGCCGCCGACGCGGCCGACATCGTCGTGGTCAACGCGGGATCCTCAGCCGGCAGCGAGGATTACACCGGTCGCGTGGTGAGCTCCCTAGGCGAGCTCCTCGTCCACGGGGTCGCGATCAAGCCTGGGAAACCCACGATCTTAGGCATCGTTTGCGGCCGGCCGTTCTTAGGGATCCCCGGCTACCCGGTGTCGGCCTCGCTCGCATGCGAGCTTTTCCTGAGGCCGCTCGTGGCGAGGATGCTCGGGCGGCCAGCGCCGCGCCGTCCGAAGATGCCCGCCGTGGCAACCCGGCGGATCGTGTCGACGCCGGGCGTGGATGAGTTCGTCAGGGTCAAGGTGGGGGAAGTGAACGGAAAGCGCGTTGTCACGCCGCTTGCGCGCGGAGCGGCCGCAGTGATGTCCCTTGTGAGGGCTGACGGGTTGATCCGCATACCCCCCTCGGCCCAGGGCGTGGAGGCGTCGTCCACGGTCGAGGTGGAGCTATCGCGCGAGCCCGATGACATATCAAATACCATCGTCGTGATAGGCAGCCACGATCTCACCCTAGACCTCCTCGCAAGCCATCTCGCGTGCAGGTACCCCGGCCTGAGCCTTTCCTCGGCACACGTGGGCAGCATGGGGGGGCTCATGGCGATCCAGAGGGGCGAGGCCCACCTCGCGGGAGTTCACCTCATCGATGGAGAGACCGGAGAGTACAACGTGCCGTACGTCGAACGATTCCTCGGGACCGAAGGCTTTGCCCTCGTGAACCTCGTCCATCGCGAGCAGGGCTTCATTGTGGCCAAGGGGAATCCCAAAGGCATCGCAGGTTTCGCCGACCTTACGAGGCCTGGCGTCGTCTTCGTGAACAGGCAGAAGGGCGCGGGAACGAGGGTGCTCCTTGACCTCGAGCTCGCAAGACTTGGTTTGGATCCGGGAAGGATAGCCGGGTACGAGCGCGAAGAATATACCCATATGGGCGTCGCCTCTTGCGTGGCGAGTGGAGCTGCCGACGTCGGTCTTGGGATACGCAGCGCCGCAGCCGCGCTAGGCCTCGATTTCGTGCCGGTCGCGAAGGAGCGATACGACCTTCTCACGACCAAGGCCTTCCTTGGTTCTTCAATGATGGATAAACTTCTGACCGTGATGAGGTCGAACGAGTTCAAGGCGGCTGTCGCCGGTCTTGGCGGGTACGACGTGTCGGACACCGGAAAGGTCGTGTGGGAAGGGTGA
- a CDS encoding molybdopterin molybdenumtransferase MoeA, whose protein sequence is MQLQVFLSLLPPGEAWRRLEEHLECGPRRVEMVDLLDAHGRVLAEDVTSPADLPGFPRSTVDGFAVRARDTFGATESMPALLAVAGEVRIGDAPCFALRPGECARVATGAMLPQGADAVVMVEATMETGGNLVAVDKAVAPGENAIGPAEDVARGAVLLKKGARLRPQDIGALAAAGVSRVKVAAKPNVAIMSTGDELVEVAATPPPGKVRDTNLYSLCAAVLAAGGRPLAAGIVRDDYQELAAAMRERLASADMLVVSGGSSIGARDFTRDAIDSLGPPGVLVHGVAVKPGKPTIIAVAGGKPVFGLPGHPVSCLTVFRLFVEPAIARWMGTVPERRELVARLGANVPSAAGREDYVGVHVVTRDGEVWADPVFTKSSLISGLVASTGIIRIPADAEGLEKGARVTVSLLF, encoded by the coding sequence ATGCAGTTGCAGGTCTTCCTGTCGCTTCTTCCTCCCGGTGAGGCGTGGCGGAGGCTGGAGGAGCACCTTGAGTGCGGACCACGTCGTGTCGAGATGGTCGACCTTCTCGACGCCCACGGGCGCGTGCTTGCGGAGGACGTGACTAGTCCCGCGGATCTGCCAGGCTTTCCCAGGTCGACCGTGGACGGCTTTGCCGTGCGCGCCCGGGACACCTTCGGGGCAACCGAGTCCATGCCGGCGCTCCTTGCCGTCGCTGGCGAGGTCCGAATCGGGGACGCCCCGTGCTTCGCGTTGAGGCCGGGAGAGTGCGCGAGGGTTGCCACCGGGGCAATGCTGCCGCAGGGCGCGGATGCCGTCGTCATGGTCGAGGCCACGATGGAGACCGGCGGGAATCTCGTGGCGGTCGACAAGGCCGTGGCGCCTGGCGAGAACGCGATCGGTCCCGCGGAGGACGTGGCCCGCGGTGCCGTGCTCCTGAAGAAGGGTGCGAGACTGCGTCCGCAGGACATCGGGGCTCTCGCTGCCGCCGGCGTGTCCAGGGTGAAGGTGGCAGCAAAGCCGAATGTCGCGATAATGTCCACCGGAGACGAGCTCGTGGAGGTTGCCGCCACCCCTCCGCCAGGGAAGGTCCGAGACACGAACTTGTATTCTTTATGCGCTGCAGTGCTCGCGGCGGGCGGGAGACCTCTTGCGGCAGGGATCGTCCGAGATGACTACCAGGAGCTTGCGGCGGCCATGCGAGAGCGCCTGGCCAGCGCAGACATGCTCGTCGTTTCTGGCGGCAGCTCCATTGGCGCCCGGGACTTCACACGTGACGCCATCGACTCCCTTGGGCCTCCCGGGGTCTTGGTACATGGCGTTGCCGTGAAGCCGGGGAAGCCCACCATCATCGCGGTCGCTGGAGGGAAGCCCGTGTTCGGGCTGCCAGGCCACCCTGTGTCCTGCCTGACGGTCTTCAGGCTTTTCGTGGAGCCTGCCATAGCGAGGTGGATGGGCACGGTGCCAGAGAGGCGCGAGCTTGTGGCCCGCCTTGGGGCAAACGTGCCGTCCGCGGCCGGGCGGGAGGATTACGTCGGGGTACACGTGGTGACGCGTGACGGAGAAGTGTGGGCGGACCCGGTCTTCACCAAATCCTCGCTGATATCAGGGCTAGTGGCGTCCACTGGGATCATCAGGATCCCCGCGGACGCCGAGGGCCTTGAGAAAGGAGCTCGTGTCACCGTTTCGCTGTTGTTCTGA
- a CDS encoding ATP-binding cassette domain-containing protein, which produces MDEAVVDLKDVKVFRGTRMVLDVPRLVVRRGEALAVVGPNGAGKSTLLQVMACLLRPGAGEVVVCGEKVERRTNLLRLRRRMAMVLQRPYLLDGTVFDNVAVGLRMRGVPREEIRTRVERALAAFNIEHLAARRARALSGGESQRVSLARAIVLEPEVLFLDEPTSSLDVPTRIALLAELAEVVRETRVTTVFVTHDVMEIPFLAERTAVMAGGRIVACGPVRDVLSDDMRRALSALAGSARWILSQDGDAVAGLPVASSSR; this is translated from the coding sequence TTGGATGAGGCTGTTGTCGATCTCAAGGATGTCAAGGTGTTTCGTGGCACGAGAATGGTTCTGGATGTCCCGCGCCTCGTGGTGCGGCGCGGCGAGGCCCTGGCGGTGGTGGGCCCTAATGGCGCTGGGAAAAGCACCCTTCTTCAGGTGATGGCGTGCCTTCTCCGGCCCGGGGCAGGCGAGGTCGTCGTATGCGGAGAGAAGGTCGAAAGGCGTACGAATCTCCTGAGACTCCGGCGTCGTATGGCCATGGTGCTTCAGCGCCCGTACCTCCTGGACGGCACGGTGTTCGACAACGTGGCAGTGGGCCTCCGGATGCGCGGCGTCCCGCGCGAAGAGATCCGAACCAGGGTTGAGCGGGCGCTTGCCGCTTTCAACATCGAGCATCTCGCTGCGCGGCGCGCGCGGGCGCTCTCTGGTGGCGAAAGCCAAAGGGTTAGCCTCGCGAGGGCTATCGTCCTGGAACCTGAGGTGCTCTTCTTGGACGAGCCCACGAGCTCGTTGGACGTCCCGACAAGGATAGCGCTCCTCGCTGAGCTGGCCGAGGTGGTTCGCGAGACGCGCGTGACCACGGTGTTCGTGACCCACGATGTTATGGAGATCCCGTTCCTGGCAGAAAGGACCGCGGTCATGGCAGGCGGGCGGATCGTGGCTTGCGGGCCGGTGAGAGACGTGCTCAGCGACGACATGAGGCGGGCTCTCTCCGCTCTTGCCGGCTCCGCCCGCTGGATCTTGTCTCAGGACGGTGATGCAGTTGCAGGTCTTCCTGTCGCTTCTTCCTCCCGGTGA
- a CDS encoding ABC transporter permease, whose product MDLVVEGIAKAFWLLVKVDREVIRITLLTLRVSGLATLIAVVVGVPLGTVLALSTFRGREVAASLINTGMGLPPVVVGLWVSILLWRYGPLGFLHLMYTPAAMVIAQSVIALPIVTGFTMAGIGQLDQGVRLQMLSLGASRWQLLWILLGEARLSVLAAVIAGFGGVVSEIGASMMVGGNVMGQTRILTTATAMEVSRGHFDMAIALSVILLALTYGVTYGLTHLQQKGGRA is encoded by the coding sequence TTGGACCTTGTAGTCGAAGGCATCGCGAAGGCATTCTGGCTTCTCGTGAAGGTGGATCGCGAGGTCATCCGGATCACCCTGCTCACCCTGCGAGTGTCGGGGCTCGCGACCTTGATAGCCGTGGTGGTGGGCGTGCCCCTCGGAACCGTCCTCGCGCTCTCCACCTTTCGCGGGCGAGAGGTCGCTGCGAGCCTTATCAACACCGGCATGGGGCTGCCACCCGTAGTCGTGGGGCTTTGGGTGAGCATCCTTCTCTGGCGATACGGACCCTTGGGTTTCCTGCATCTCATGTATACCCCAGCCGCCATGGTGATAGCTCAGTCGGTCATAGCGCTCCCCATAGTTACGGGCTTCACGATGGCCGGCATAGGCCAGCTCGACCAGGGAGTGCGGCTGCAGATGCTTTCCCTCGGGGCATCACGATGGCAGCTGCTCTGGATACTCCTGGGTGAGGCGAGGCTCTCGGTATTGGCAGCCGTGATAGCTGGCTTCGGGGGCGTAGTATCCGAGATCGGCGCGTCCATGATGGTCGGCGGAAACGTGATGGGCCAGACGAGGATCCTCACCACTGCGACGGCCATGGAGGTATCGCGCGGGCATTTCGATATGGCGATAGCGCTCAGCGTGATTCTCCTGGCGCTCACCTACGGTGTCACTTATGGCTTGACTCACCTACAGCAAAAGGGTGGGCGCGCGTAG
- a CDS encoding solute-binding protein has protein sequence MPKPKGLLCRCVESRFLPLGLVVVIFLAVAFGSAATAAPAAREVILATTTSTQDTGLLDVLIPMFESETGYMVKAIAVGTGQALALGARGEADVLLCHAPASEMELVTSGLVTNRRLVMHNDFIIVGPPSDPAGIRGLTSAPEAFKKIAAHEAVFVSRGDDSGTHKKEKEIWAKASVQPGGRWYQEAGSGMGQTLNIASEKEGYTLTDRGTYLALKKRLGLDVLVQGDPMLLNIYHVMQVNPEKFDKVNGPGAKAFVEFMVAPETQKVIASFGVRDYGEPLFFADAGKNEDDLGR, from the coding sequence ATGCCAAAGCCCAAAGGTTTGCTGTGCCGTTGTGTGGAAAGTCGTTTCCTCCCGCTTGGGCTTGTTGTGGTAATCTTCCTTGCTGTTGCCTTCGGAAGCGCTGCAACCGCAGCGCCCGCCGCGCGTGAGGTCATCCTGGCTACCACCACCAGCACTCAGGACACTGGCCTGCTCGACGTGCTCATTCCCATGTTCGAGAGCGAGACGGGCTACATGGTGAAAGCGATAGCCGTGGGCACAGGGCAGGCGCTCGCTCTCGGCGCCCGCGGCGAAGCCGACGTGCTCCTGTGTCATGCGCCTGCGTCGGAGATGGAGCTCGTGACGAGCGGGCTTGTAACCAACCGCAGGCTGGTTATGCACAACGACTTCATAATCGTCGGTCCGCCAAGTGACCCCGCGGGTATACGCGGCTTGACTTCCGCGCCTGAAGCGTTCAAGAAGATCGCGGCCCACGAGGCGGTTTTCGTGTCACGGGGCGACGACTCGGGCACGCACAAGAAAGAAAAGGAGATCTGGGCCAAGGCCTCGGTACAGCCTGGAGGGCGTTGGTACCAGGAGGCTGGCTCGGGCATGGGGCAGACCCTGAATATCGCTTCCGAGAAGGAAGGGTATACGCTGACGGACCGGGGCACCTATCTCGCCCTCAAGAAGCGCCTTGGCCTTGACGTGTTGGTGCAGGGCGACCCGATGCTCCTCAACATCTACCACGTGATGCAGGTGAACCCTGAGAAGTTCGACAAAGTGAACGGCCCGGGAGCCAAGGCATTTGTAGAGTTTATGGTGGCTCCCGAGACCCAGAAGGTGATCGCCTCGTTCGGAGTCAGAGACTACGGCGAACCACTCTTCTTCGCGGACGCTGGCAAGAACGAAGACGATCTCGGACGGTGA
- a CDS encoding SpoIID/LytB domain-containing protein gives MRGTLACVLALCASVAWAFGVSASEPGSATAGMSDGGFALAGAGAAGPGIVMRVRLSARSPLRFNLDQDAVVMDVRDDVLARDVAFGKSFTTVLGGPGAGDDAYEVEIGRFRRVDDALGLRAVLAASLPYEDKVRYVPHIVADGTEWVFRVGGTGDPDALHKLSAALARVGIQRGFAPVPVLVRPAVSEKARLSTADGPFEVRAGELPGEIVLLTSSGATMSFVGGGVRVAPRDSLEIGFTVGGVRYKGELEIRRKDSWDGKVELVAINRIDIESYVEGVLAGEVYPSWEMEALKAQAVAARTYALYRKATTSGRDYDVDDTVAYQKYSGGHAIESFRRAVAETRGEVVTYQGDIINAHYFASGGGTTEDDEDVWPGGEDEPYLEAVADFDQASPHYVWQNPPALWAPNLLAKLGLQPQFPARIEPALVSGEKVLSYRFSTPSASVTLTREEIRRKVGLKSPRFTIRVVGPEETGIVVPSEAPDAPGGGAGPDRTARDGTPPVDGTGGTAEPGLPAVSGCVAVREDGSTKGYVVSLGRNVVVQGKAVGPGCAGELESAGTLVIIDGVGYGHGVGLSQWGAQGMASMRDERGNPVYSYVDILKHYYPGTEVVANYNLPVLSPTVPTGSAEGSAVSGADVRVETSPPDDAGELEPCEPLGRD, from the coding sequence GTGCGCGGGACGCTTGCGTGCGTTCTGGCGCTATGTGCCTCGGTCGCGTGGGCGTTCGGGGTCTCTGCTTCGGAACCCGGGAGCGCGACGGCCGGAATGTCCGACGGGGGCTTCGCACTCGCAGGCGCGGGTGCGGCCGGACCCGGTATCGTGATGCGGGTGCGTCTCTCGGCGCGTAGCCCTCTCAGGTTTAACCTGGACCAGGACGCGGTGGTGATGGATGTCCGCGACGACGTCCTTGCGCGCGACGTTGCGTTCGGGAAGTCGTTCACGACCGTCTTGGGAGGTCCTGGCGCTGGTGACGATGCGTACGAGGTCGAGATCGGAAGGTTCCGGCGCGTGGACGATGCGCTCGGCCTGCGGGCCGTGCTGGCGGCCTCCCTCCCGTATGAGGACAAGGTTCGGTATGTGCCGCATATTGTGGCAGACGGCACTGAGTGGGTCTTCCGGGTGGGTGGGACCGGCGATCCCGATGCGCTCCACAAGTTGAGTGCGGCGCTCGCCCGTGTGGGGATACAGAGGGGCTTTGCGCCCGTTCCTGTCCTTGTGAGGCCTGCGGTGTCCGAAAAGGCCCGCCTCTCGACCGCAGACGGCCCGTTCGAAGTGCGCGCCGGGGAGCTTCCTGGCGAAATCGTGTTGCTGACCTCGTCGGGTGCGACCATGTCCTTCGTGGGCGGGGGCGTGCGCGTCGCACCCCGGGACTCCCTTGAGATTGGCTTCACCGTTGGAGGCGTCAGATACAAAGGTGAGCTCGAGATAAGGAGGAAGGACTCCTGGGACGGGAAGGTCGAGCTCGTGGCCATCAACCGCATCGACATCGAGTCCTACGTGGAGGGCGTGCTTGCGGGAGAGGTGTACCCGAGCTGGGAGATGGAGGCCCTCAAGGCCCAGGCTGTGGCTGCGAGGACTTACGCGCTTTACCGGAAGGCCACGACGTCCGGCCGGGATTACGATGTGGACGATACTGTGGCGTACCAGAAGTACTCAGGCGGGCACGCCATCGAATCGTTCAGGCGGGCAGTGGCGGAAACCCGCGGCGAAGTCGTCACATACCAGGGTGATATCATCAACGCGCATTACTTCGCGTCAGGTGGTGGGACGACCGAGGACGACGAGGATGTCTGGCCGGGGGGAGAGGACGAGCCGTACCTCGAGGCAGTGGCAGATTTTGACCAGGCATCGCCACACTATGTGTGGCAGAACCCGCCTGCGCTATGGGCACCGAACCTTCTTGCCAAGCTTGGCCTTCAGCCGCAGTTTCCCGCGCGGATAGAGCCCGCGTTGGTCTCAGGTGAAAAGGTCCTGAGCTACCGCTTTAGCACCCCGTCCGCCAGCGTGACCCTCACGCGGGAGGAGATCAGGCGCAAGGTGGGACTCAAGAGCCCCCGGTTCACCATCAGGGTCGTGGGACCCGAGGAGACGGGGATAGTCGTGCCTAGCGAGGCTCCTGACGCGCCCGGGGGAGGCGCGGGCCCCGATCGGACGGCTCGCGACGGCACGCCTCCGGTTGACGGCACGGGCGGCACCGCGGAGCCCGGGCTTCCAGCGGTCAGCGGATGCGTGGCGGTGAGGGAAGACGGTTCCACGAAAGGCTACGTCGTGAGCCTCGGAAGGAACGTGGTGGTCCAAGGGAAGGCCGTCGGGCCCGGATGTGCAGGCGAGCTTGAGTCGGCCGGAACCCTCGTCATCATCGACGGCGTGGGGTATGGCCACGGGGTCGGCCTCAGCCAATGGGGAGCGCAGGGCATGGCGTCGATGCGGGACGAACGCGGGAATCCCGTGTACTCGTACGTGGACATCCTGAAACACTACTATCCTGGCACTGAGGTGGTTGCGAACTACAATTTACCCGTCCTTTCGCCCACCGTTCCCACGGGATCCGCCGAGGGGTCCGCCGTCTCCGGTGCCGACGTCCGGGTCGAGACCTCTCCACCCGATGATGCTGGCGAACTCGAGCCTTGTGAGCCCCTTGGTCGTGATTAG
- a CDS encoding 2-phosphosulfolactate phosphatase, with product MVRIDVALVPQEIEARNLNGITAIVIDVLRASTTIACAISNGCDEVIPTTSVEEAVEISRAYARGDYLLCGERKGEKIEGFDLGNSPLEYTADRVAGKKIIITTTNGTGAIRAAKGADDVIVGSFWNISAACDRAVALGRDILIVCAGEGRRFALEDAVCAGMMCERIASMVAVDESDGCVAARRLYASFRGGLEAAVASSEHARYLARIGFGDDVAAAVQADRVGVVPVLREGHIVRRAE from the coding sequence ATGGTGCGCATCGACGTGGCTCTCGTGCCACAGGAAATCGAGGCAAGGAATCTCAACGGGATTACAGCGATAGTGATCGACGTTTTGAGAGCTAGCACTACCATCGCGTGCGCCATCTCAAACGGCTGCGACGAAGTCATTCCGACGACCTCGGTCGAGGAGGCCGTGGAGATCTCGCGCGCTTATGCGAGAGGTGATTATCTCCTTTGCGGAGAGCGAAAGGGGGAGAAGATCGAAGGCTTCGATCTCGGGAACTCGCCGCTCGAGTACACGGCGGACCGAGTCGCGGGAAAGAAGATCATCATCACCACCACTAACGGCACGGGTGCCATAAGGGCCGCGAAGGGCGCGGACGACGTAATCGTGGGGTCTTTCTGGAACATCTCCGCGGCGTGTGACCGGGCTGTGGCTCTCGGCAGGGACATCCTGATCGTGTGTGCCGGGGAGGGCAGGAGGTTTGCTCTGGAAGACGCGGTTTGCGCCGGCATGATGTGCGAGCGGATAGCGTCTATGGTCGCGGTGGACGAGTCTGACGGTTGCGTCGCCGCCCGTCGACTGTATGCCTCCTTCCGCGGCGGCCTCGAAGCGGCTGTAGCAAGTTCGGAGCACGCCAGGTATCTTGCCCGGATCGGTTTCGGTGACGACGTTGCGGCGGCCGTGCAGGCCGACAGGGTTGGCGTGGTGCCGGTGCTTCGCGAGGGACACATCGTTCGCAGGGCTGAATAG
- a CDS encoding LCP family protein produces MEHMGGGDIAPVGPGLGRGGAAGPLGPSPFEPSERPSYFTFWRVLFVVVVAIAALVVTLYVLLSSWLAPEAAFGVDDRPVNVLILGTDRTYDEHGNPIDAPVRADVIMLASVNPKVNRVYLVSIPRDTRAQIPGHGTNKINASHTYGGQELTRRTVENLLGMPIDRYVEVDFRGFQRIIDALGGVEIDVDKDMHYVDRAGGLKVDLKKGRQVLDGAQALGYVRFRADALGDINRVKRQQTLLKAVARQALNVRNLSKAREILGILMEHVRTDMSQRDMASIAWFFVRTRAEIVSETLPGEFSPLYWVPDRERVDELVRALQEGFPG; encoded by the coding sequence GTGGAGCACATGGGAGGCGGCGATATCGCCCCGGTCGGCCCGGGGCTGGGACGAGGAGGGGCCGCGGGGCCTCTGGGCCCGAGCCCGTTCGAGCCGTCGGAAAGACCAAGCTACTTTACATTCTGGCGCGTGCTTTTCGTTGTGGTCGTGGCTATTGCCGCGCTCGTGGTGACGTTATACGTGCTTTTGTCGTCGTGGCTTGCTCCGGAAGCTGCTTTCGGCGTTGACGACCGGCCCGTGAACGTCCTCATCCTCGGAACAGACAGGACCTATGACGAGCACGGGAACCCGATAGACGCGCCCGTGAGGGCGGACGTGATAATGCTGGCGTCAGTGAACCCCAAGGTCAACAGGGTATACCTGGTATCAATCCCAAGGGACACCAGGGCGCAGATCCCAGGGCACGGCACGAACAAGATAAACGCGTCGCACACGTACGGGGGGCAAGAGCTTACTCGCAGGACGGTGGAGAACCTCCTGGGCATGCCGATTGATCGCTACGTGGAAGTCGATTTCAGGGGGTTTCAACGCATCATCGACGCGCTGGGAGGGGTGGAGATCGATGTCGACAAGGACATGCACTACGTGGACAGGGCTGGCGGCCTCAAGGTAGACCTCAAAAAGGGCAGGCAGGTCCTGGACGGGGCGCAGGCGCTCGGATATGTGAGATTCCGCGCGGATGCCCTTGGGGATATCAACAGGGTGAAACGCCAGCAGACGCTTCTGAAGGCTGTGGCGCGGCAGGCTTTGAACGTGCGGAACCTGTCCAAGGCGCGCGAGATCCTGGGCATCTTGATGGAGCATGTCAGAACGGACATGTCCCAGCGGGACATGGCGTCCATCGCTTGGTTCTTCGTGAGGACCAGAGCCGAGATCGTGTCAGAGACGCTCCCCGGTGAGTTCTCCCCGTTGTACTGGGTTCCTGACCGGGAACGCGTCGACGAGCTTGTCAGGGCGCTGCAGGAGGGTTTCCCCGGGTGA
- the tsaD gene encoding tRNA (adenosine(37)-N6)-threonylcarbamoyltransferase complex transferase subunit TsaD — MVGADGAAFCVLGLETSCDETACAVLRADGSCEASGLRLLSNVVASQVDLHKRFGGVVPEVASRRHVETIIPVIDQALGDAGLRLSDVTAVAATRGPGLVGAILVGLSAAKALALARQLPFVAVNHIEAHMYANFLEHPDLRPPFVCLVVSGGHTDLVYLRDHGSYEVMGRTRDDAAGEAFDKVARVLGLGYPGGPAIDAAARSGDPEAVRFPRAFLEEGSYDFSFSGLKTAVLNHVRKVRTGVADVASSFQEAVVGVLVEKTVRAALETGVKIVALAGGVAANSRLRERMAVRASEAGLRLVFPSPGLCTDNAAMVACAGYFRLIRGKESPLDVPAIPDLDLES, encoded by the coding sequence ATGGTCGGCGCTGACGGTGCGGCGTTTTGCGTGCTCGGGCTCGAGACAAGCTGTGACGAGACAGCGTGCGCAGTGCTGAGGGCAGACGGGTCGTGCGAGGCCTCTGGCCTGCGGCTTTTGTCGAACGTGGTGGCGTCCCAGGTGGACTTGCACAAGCGGTTCGGCGGCGTCGTGCCTGAGGTCGCCTCCCGGAGGCATGTGGAGACGATAATCCCCGTCATCGACCAGGCTCTCGGCGACGCGGGTCTTCGCCTGTCCGACGTAACCGCGGTCGCGGCAACACGCGGTCCCGGGCTTGTCGGCGCCATCCTGGTCGGGCTCTCGGCCGCAAAGGCCCTGGCGCTCGCCCGGCAGCTGCCGTTTGTTGCGGTGAACCACATCGAGGCGCACATGTACGCGAACTTCCTCGAACACCCCGACCTCCGTCCCCCCTTCGTCTGCCTTGTGGTGTCTGGTGGGCACACAGATCTCGTGTACCTTCGAGACCACGGGAGCTACGAAGTAATGGGCCGTACGCGGGACGACGCCGCGGGCGAAGCGTTCGACAAGGTCGCGAGGGTCCTCGGGCTGGGCTATCCCGGCGGTCCTGCGATCGACGCAGCGGCGCGGAGCGGCGACCCGGAGGCGGTCCGCTTTCCCAGGGCGTTCCTGGAAGAAGGATCGTACGACTTCAGCTTCAGCGGGCTCAAGACCGCCGTCCTGAACCACGTGAGAAAGGTGAGGACGGGCGTGGCCGACGTCGCCTCGAGTTTCCAGGAGGCCGTGGTGGGCGTCCTCGTGGAGAAGACAGTGCGGGCAGCGCTTGAAACGGGCGTCAAGATCGTGGCTCTCGCGGGTGGCGTAGCCGCCAATTCCAGGCTCAGAGAAAGGATGGCCGTCCGGGCGTCAGAAGCCGGCCTGCGGCTGGTTTTTCCGTCGCCCGGCCTGTGTACTGATAACGCCGCCATGGTGGCGTGCGCGGGGTATTTCCGGCTCATCAGAGGCAAGGAAAGCCCGCTGGACGTGCCCGCCATTCCCGACCTCGATCTGGAATCGTGA